GCTGGTGGCCGTCGACGGTGAAACGGTGCGGGGTCGGGCGCAGCGTGATGCCGTAGCCGACGATCCGTCCGGCGTCGTCGTATTCGGTGTCGCGCAGTCGGCCCACCGCCTGCGCAACCTCGTCACCGGCGCGGCCGGTGGCGGCCGCGAGGTCGGCAATCGTGAGGGGTTCGCCGCGGGCCAGTTGCCGCAACAGCGGCTGCCATAGCCATCCGGCCGGGCTGTCCTGGCGGGAGAAGACACTATCCATAGTGGACACCACGGTGTCCAGGTCATTCGTCATCGGGATTGTCCTTCCGAGAGCAGGGTTTCAGGAGGCGCAGCAGGAGAGTTTGGACACGTCGCGGGTGAAGGTTTGGGCGGCGAGTTTGATGCCCTCCGCCATCGTCAGATAGGGGCACCACAGGTCGGCCATCTCGTGCACCGTCATCTGGTTTGCCAGCGCATAGACAGCGGTGGCGATGACGTCCCCGGCGCCCGCGGCGAGCACGTGCGCGCCGAGCAGCCGCCCGGAGCCTTGTTCGGCGACGAGCTTGATCGCGCCGCGGGTGTCGCGGTTGACCAGCGCCCGCGGCACGTACTCCAGCGGCAGCACCCGGCACTTACAGGCGTAGCCCTGCTCCACCGCTTGGACGTCGGTCAGCCCGGCGGAGGCGAGACTGGGCGTGGTGAAGGTGACCGCGGGCAGGTGATGGTAGTCCAGGGTGCGCCCGGCGTCGCCGAAGGCGTTGTCGACCACGACGCTGCCATGGGCCCCGGCGACGTAGACGTACTGCGGGTGCCCGGTGACGTCCCCGGCCGCCCAGACGCGCGGGTTGTCGGTGCGCAGATACTCGTCGACGACCACCTCCCCGCGATGCCCGGTCTTCACGCCCACCGCGTCGAGATTGAGCCCGGCGGTGACCGGGTTCCGCCCAGTCGCGAGCAGCAGCCGCTGCCCAGTCACCCGCTGCCCACCGGCGGTGACGACGACGCCCGAACCATCGGCCTCAACCTCAGTGGCGCGCTCGGCGATCACGGCGATGCCGTCGTCAGCGAACACCCCGGCCAGCAGGCCGGCGAGTTCCGGTTCGGTGTGCGGGGCGAATCGGCCCACGATGCTCACTCGGACGCCGAGGTGGGCGAACAGTTGCGCCTGCTCCAGCCCGACGTAGCCGCCGCCGACGACGACCAACGACTCGGGCAGTTCGGTCTGCTCCATCGCGGTGGTCGAGGTCAGGTAGTCCACCCGGTCGGCTCCGTCGAGGCCGTCGGTACGCGGGGTGGAGCCGGTGGCGATCAGGTAGTGCTCGGCCTCGACCCGGACGTGGCCGCCGTCATGCAGGTTCACCTCCAGCGCCGGTCCCTCGATGAACCGGGCCTCGCCGGGCAGGATCTCCCACCCGTACTCGGCGGCCAGGTCGACGTACTTCTCCGCCCGCAACCCTGCCACCAGCGTGTCCTTGCCACCGATCAGCGCGGCGGCGTCCACCGGGCCCGCGCTGGTGGAAATCCCCGGAAAGTGCTGGTCCAGCGCCACATGGCGGGCCTCGGCCGCGGCCAGCAGTGCCTTCGACGGCACACAGCCGACGTTGACGCACGTCCCGCCAACGGTGCCGCGCTCGATCATCACCACGCTCTTGCCCTTGCCGCGGGCCGCGATCGCCGCCGCGAACGCACCCCCACCCGAACCGATCACCGCCAAGTCGTACCGCACCAGCGATCTCCTCCCACTGACATATTCGTCTTCCCGGATGCATAGATGCTAACCTAAGATTCGTACATCCGGATACGACAGACACTCGATGTGAGGACGGCGACCGTGGCCGACGCTTCCGAACGCAGCAGCACGCTGCTGCCCACCGAGCCGAACGGGGTGGAGATGATGGCGAAATTCTTCCGCGCCCTCGGCGACCCCGCCCGGCTGCGGCTGCTGGAGTTCCTGCTGCACGAGGAACACGCCGTGGGCGAATGCGTCACGCACATCGGCCTGTCCCAGGGCCGGGTGTCCAGTCACTTGGCCTGCCTGTCCGACTGCGGCTACGTGCAGCTGCGCCGCCAAGGCCGCTTCGCCTACTACCGGGTCACCGACCCCCGCGTCGCGGAACTGGTGCTGCTGGCGCGCTCGCTGGCCGCGGACAACGCCGCCGCCCTCGCCGCGTGCATGCGCATCACCGCCCCGAACGCCTGACCAGCCGAGGAGACCGCCTCCATGTCGACCAACCCCGGCTCCGAGAGCAAGCGCACCGCGCTCGCCGCCGCCGGTTTCCTCCTGGTCCCCATCGTGTGTTGCGGCCTGCCGGTGCTGATCGCCGCCGGAGCCCTTGGCGCGGTGGGCTCGGTACTGGGCAACCCCTGGGTCATCGGCACCGCCGTCGTGGTGGTCCTCGCCGCGGTGACGCGGTTCGCGCGCCGGCGCGTCACCCGACACGGCGCCACCCGAGACAACTCGTGCTGCCCGCCCGTGCCACCCGCCCGCGACCAGCCCGATCGGCCACACGAGTCCTCCCACCCCAACCAGGAGTCCTGACCCATGCCTGACGCACCCGCCCCGACCGGACCTGCCGCGCCGCGCTCTCGTCGACGACTCGTCACGATCGCGCTGACCGTTATCGCCGTCGTCGGGATCTCCGTCGTGCTGTATTCGGCGTTTTCCCCGTCGAGCAAGCAGACCGCGTCCCCACCCGCTGCCGACGGCAGCGCAAAGGCCGGGACCACTGCCGCTGCGGGAGCGTTCACCGCCCGAACCCTGCAGGGCGTGCAGGTCGCGGTGCCCGGCTCGCGGCCCAGCGTGCTGTTCTTCTTCTCCGTCGGGTGCGGCGGTTGCGGTCCGGCCACCCACACCCTCGCCCAGGTCCAGCAGGCGGTCGGCACGAAGGCGAACTTCGTCGCCGTCGACATCGGCCCCGGCGAAACCGAGCAGGACATCACAGACTTCCTCACCGCCAACCAGGCCACCAGCCTTGCCTACGCCAGCGACAGCAACGCCACCCTGATCAGCGCCTACCAGGTCACTCAGCTGTCCACCGCCGTCGTGCTGGACGCCTCCGGCAAACCGGTGTTCCGCGCTGTCGAGCCCACCGCCGATCAGATCCGTGCCGAACTGGCCAAGGTGAGCGCGTGATCGGCCCGCTGTTGGCGCTCGCCTTCGGCGCCGGGATGCTCGCCCCGGTCAACCCCTGCGGCTTCGCCGTACTGCCCGCCTTCCTCGCCTACGCCGTCGACACCGGCGACGGCCAGGCGGACGCGCGGCCCGGCGCTTTGTCCCGGCTGGCCGGTGGCCTGCGCGCCGGGCTCGCGCTGACCGCCGGGTTCGCCGGCACCTTCACCGCCATCGGACTACTACTGGCCCTCGGCTTGCGTTCCCTGACCGGTGTCATCCCGTGGCTGGCCGCCGCGCTCGGCGCGATCCTGGCCGTGGGCGGCCTGGCCATGGTCGCCGGCGGACACCTGCCGCTGCGGCTACCCACCCGCCGTTCCGGCACCCCGCGGCAGGGGCCCAGAGGCATGGTGGCCTTCGGCGCCGGGTACGCACTGGCCTCCGCCTCCTGCACGCTCGCGGTGCTGCTCGCGGTCGTCACCCAAGCCCTGGCCAGCACCAACATCTCCGGCGTCCTGGTCGTATTCGCCGCCTACGCCGCCGGCTCCGCCACCCTGCTGCTGTCCCTCGCGCTATTCGCCGCATTCGCCAGCGGCCTGATCAACCGGTTCCTCCGACGGCTGCTGCCCCACATGAACCGCATCACCGGCGCCGTGCTTGCCCTTTCCGGCGGCTACCTACTCCTTTACTGGCTGCCACAACTACTCGGCGGGCACCCCGGCATCGGCGCACTCACCGGCGTCGTCGGCACCGTGTCAGCCTGGATCACCGGACACCAACTTGCGATCGCCATCACCGCACTCGGCCTCATCCTCGTCACCGCGATCGCCACCCTCACCCGCCGCGAACGCCGCCACACCACCACCGACACCGCCGACGACTGCTGCGCACCCAGGCCACAGCCCGAAGAAAATGCGGACCAGGTAGGAGGACCCGGCAGCAGGTGACCTGCCTGCCGGGATCCAACTGGCACGCGGGCCTCTACGATGCGAGCCCGAGGCGGCCGGATTGTCCCCATGGGAGTCCGGCAGGCGGCAAAGCCTTGCTGTAGAAGCAAACCACCACAGTCGACGACGCAGGGCTGCGGACTCTGCATGCCTCCATCTTCACGGAGAATTGCGCAAGCATCGCCCCGCACCACGCCGCCGGTTGCTGAACCGTCGGCATCCGCGAACGCATCGCCCAGCGGGGCGGCGTCTGGCACAACACAGTCTTTTATCGAACGCCGCTCAGCCGTCCGATGATCGGTCGGCCCAGTCTGACTGGACATTTGCCGCAACGAGTGGCCATTCCGCAAAGGCTCGGCTACCGCCAGTTCGCAACGCGGCCATCAAGAGTTCAGTGAGACATGAGGGTCCTTGAGCGGCTACTTCACCGTTCGATGATCGGGCAGATCGATCTGTTCGGTTCCGACTCGGTATCGGCTGCCACGGCGGTGTCCCGACTGGCGGTGAGGCTCGCACGCAGCGCCAGCAATTCGGTAATGGTGTTGTCGATCTCCGCGATCCGGGCGTCGAGTAGATCCCGTACGGCTCCGCACGGGGTGGGACCGGCGCGGCGGAGGGTGAGGATGGTGCCGATGTCGTCCAGGGGGAGGTCCAGGGCGCGGGCGCGGCGGATGAAGGTGAGGGTGTCGACGTCGTCCTGGTTGTAAAGGCGGTACCCGGCCGCAGTGCGCTGGGCGGGCGGCAGCAGGCCGCGCTCCTCATACAAGCGCACGGCCTTACGGGTGAGCCCGGCCGCCTGGGCGGCCCGCCCGACGGTCATCGCCTGGGCCATCGTCTGCCTCCTTCGCGTCCCGGCCGCTCGCCTTGACCTTCACCTGGGGTGAAGGTTTTAGCGTCTCCAGTGTAGGACCGGAAACCGAAGGGAGGCGCAGGTCATGGCAATAGTCGAGTGCGAGGTGTACCGGCGCCCGGACCCGGAGCGCGGATGTGAGATGACCGTCACCAAGGGCGCCGTCCCAGGCCACGGTCGCGACCGCAACCCCACCTGTTGCTGCGGGCACACCATGGAGAAAGTCCGCTGAGCCGCGGCCAGCCAGGACGTGCGGGCACCGGGCTGCGCCAGGTGTTCTCCCATCCTGGTTACCGCCGGTTGTGGGCGGCGCGCACCGCTTCTGCCTGGGGTGACGCGTTCGCCACCGTGGCGTTGGGCCTGCTGGTGTGGGACCGCACCGGCTCCGGGCTCGGTGTGGCCGGGGTGATCGTCGCGGAGATCGTCCCGGTGCTGCTGCTGGCACCGTTCGCTGGGGTGGCAGTCGACTGGTTCTCGCCGGTGCGGGTCATGGTGGTTGCCGACTTGGCGCGCGTGCTGGTGGCTGCGGGGCTACCGCTGGTCGCCGGCTCGGTGCCGGGCATCTACGCGGTGGCGTTCGCCATGTCCGCAGCGTCGGCGTTGTTCAATCCGGCCGCCAGTGCCGCGCTGCCCGCGCTGGTGAACGAGGAGGAGTTGATCGCCGGGAACTCGGGGATCTGGACCGCCGCGGTGCTCTCCCAGATCGTGCTCGCCCCGGCTGCGGGTGCCGTGGTCGCGACCGTCGGCTATGGCCTGGCGTTCTGGGTGAACGCAGCGAGCTTCGCCGTCTCGGCGCTGCTGCTGTCCCGCCTGCACCTGCTGCGCCCGGCAGCCGATGCGGCCCGTGCCGCCTGGTGGCATCAGGCCCGAGACGGCATCAGGGTGCTGGCCGGGCACCGGGTGCTGCGAGCCTTGGCCGCTGGTCAGGCCCTGGCGGCGTTGTCGGCCGGAGCGACCAGTGCCCTGCTGGTTGTGTTGATCCGCGAGCGCCTGGGCAGGGGCCCCGCCGGATACGGAATCGCGCTGGCCTGCATCGGCGTGGGCGCCGCAGCAGGCCCGTTACTGCTGACCCGGCTGATCACCGATCCTCGCAAACCCGCGTTCATTTTCGGACCCTATCTGTTGCGCGCCGCCGTAGATGCCGTCCTTGCGAGTGTCCGCGTCCCGGTGGTGGCGTTGGGCAGCCTGGCCGGCTACGGCGGGGGCACCTCTGCCGGCGCAGTCACCTTCAACTCGCTGCTGCAGGCCGAAACCCCACCCGCCGCACGCGGCCGGGTCTTCGCCGCCTTCGATCTGATCTGGCAACTCGGCCGCCTGGCCTCCCTCGGGCTGGGTGGGTGGCTGGCTGATGCGGCAGGGATCACCGCCGTCTACGCCGCAGGGGCTGCACTGCTCGTCGCTGCCGCTCTGATCGGCCGAGCCGGTCTGACCGACCATCGCCACCACCAAGAGAAGAGGCGCTGACGCGAGGACTTCGGCGCCGGCGACGACGCTCGGCCACTGGCATCAGTCCGACGAACAGAGCTCCGACTCCGCAGCGATCACCAGGGGCCGGCTGGAAAATCGCCATTCACACCAGGCCCGCCCTTGGAGAATCCCGAGGTAGGTTCCACCGAGGCGCCGCCGCCCTGCGACACCGTTCCTTCTGCGACAGCTTGACTGTTTACATAACCACCGCCATATTGCTCCGGTGGCTCACCGACCCGTCGAGCCGCGACTTCGACCTACGAGACCTCATCGTCATCTCGGCCGACACCGGGGGAGAGTTCGAGCAGACGATCCGCGACGTCGAGGAGATCGTCCTTCCCGCGTTGCGCCGCCACCACGTTCGCTTCATCCAGGTGGGCCGCTCACAGCGCAAGACCACCGCCAGCGGCGAAGGCGTCGAGGTCCTCCAGGACTCCACGGAGCCCCAACGTCTACACACTGCCGCCTACTCGTTGCCGACGAAATGCTCTCGGCCGGAACGCTTCCTCAGATCGGCGGCACGCGGATGTGCTCCATCCATGCCAAAGGCAACTGTCTGGATCCGGTCATTGCCGCCGTGACCGCCGGTCGCCGCTATCGTCACGTCGTCGGCTTTGAGAACGGCGAATCGTCACGGGCGATCAAGGATGCGTTGTTCAACAACGATCGCCGCACCGGCTGGTATCCGCTTCGCGAGTGGGGCTGGGACCGTGCGCGTTGCGTGGACTTCATCGCCCAGCTCACCTCGCGCCAATGGACAAAATCAGCCTGCGGCTTCTGCCCGTTCGCAATGCGCACAGACTCGGGCCGCCAGGCGGTTATCGAGCGTTACCGCAAGGAGCCGCGGGCCGATGCACAAGCGCTGTTCCTCGAGGCCGTCGCGCGCAGCCTCAACGAGCGCCAGACCCTCATTGAAGGCAGCACGGTGGCCGACCTGGTGGCCAGCGCCGGCCTCGTCCAGGCGCAGTCGCAGTTCGCCGCGATGCTCGACGAGTCCGAGCACGCCGTCTACGAGGTCCGCCGCCTTACCCGTCGATCGTCGGTCCGCGCCCATGGCCGGGGGATCACCGCGCGCTCCGTGCGCGCAGTGGCACGCGGCACCCGGGAGCAGATGAACAAGGCTCTTCGCGAGTGCGTCGGTGAATGCCGGATCGGGGCCGATGGGATCACGCGCCAGGTGCTCCGCGAACGTGTAGGTTCTCAAGTTTGGCTGCAGGAGCACGCGTCTCTGACCTGGACGGTTTTGTTCCGTGTCACAGCCGCCGCACCGACGTTTGTCTCACGAAGCGCTGCATTTCCTACACGGCTCCCCAGCAGAGCACTGAGCAGACCTGGAATTATGGGAATCTCGCCGTCGTTTGGCCCTTCGGAGTGAGATGGCCAAGCTCAATGGATTCCACAAGATCTGTTGGCTCTCACTCTGCGCTGCATCTGCTCGCAACGTCGAACTGCTTGTGTGCCTTCGCTCAGGCCGTCGGCGCGTCAGTCGAAGACGGTGGTCGTCGATGCATTGTTTCCATTGCGGCCCACTCGTTCGATCTAGCGGAGCCCAAAGGTACGGATCGAGGCCTGCCCGGTTTCGCCGATGTAGAACGCGAACGCGAGCTCAGCCAACGCCCTGTTTGCGTTGTCCGCGCTGACGCGCGGTTCAATTCCGTTCTCCATCCTGCTACCCGCCATAAGCGCCAGCGGTACGCCGCTATAGTCGCTGTGTACCTTGTCCAGGCTCAGTTTGTAGGCGTCGATGTTGGCTAGGTAGGCCGACAGGAAGATCGCATAGACGCCTGGCTTACTGTCAACCTCGATTGGCGCAGTAGCGTCAAGGAGTTTGTTTCTCTTCGGTGTCATGTCGACATCGAAAACCCTGCCAAGTTGAATCATCGAGGACCGGTATGAGCGTACCGTCATGAGTTCGGACGTTAGCCGCGGGTTCGGCCCAGTCAGATTCACACCTGGGTGCACCGCTTTGTCGCGGAAGTCTCCAAATCGGAGGTACTGAACCACGTTCTGCTGCCAACGCGAATACTCCTGGCTAGCAAGGAGTTCGGCCATGTCTCTGGTGAGTTCATCAATGTCGGCGTCCGAACTCCCCAGGCCCGCCGTTCCTTCGAACGCCGCACCCGATTCCCCAACAACCTCACCCAGGTCAGCCAGTGAGACACCAATATCAGCAAGGCCCGTCGACTCAAAAACCGGTACCGGCAGGGGTGACGGAATCACGCGCCTCTCAACAGCCCCCGTCGTTGGCCGACGGATCTCATAGCGCAGCCGGTAGGTACCTGCGTCGGTAGGTGTAACTGACGACACAAGGACGTAGCCGAATGTGTCGCTCGAGGCGTCCACGTCGCGCGTCCTAACTTCCCAAGAACCGTCTGGTTGCCAAACCTCACGGAATTCAAGGGTGCATACGGGAGCGTCGTCGTCGGCGGCGACCGAGAAGAGGTGTCGGAAGGTCCGCCCGCTGTCTGGGCTCAAATGATCTGCGCCGCAGATGTTCTCGACAGTACCACCGGCCGCGTTCACGCCGAACCCGCCAGCAGGATGGCTCGCGCGAAAGGTCTCGATCCGCATAAGCGGTCCCCCGAAATCGGTATCACGACAGTCGAGCATTGAGTAGTTGCCGTCGTTCTGGACCGACGCGTTAACTTGCCGAATTGCCATCGTTTCCCCCTCTTAAATCGACGTCGAATTGTAGATCTGCGCGCCCCCTCACAGGGCACGTTTCGACGGACTGGGCGCGGCGCATCTAACGACGTCGATGTCAGCGGCGACGAGTGCTGCGTAGCGAAGACGTTGCATCAAGGAGTCAACCGGTGGTCCAGCGAAGCGTCCGGGGGGCCTGTCCAGCGAAGACTCGCCG
This window of the Mycolicibacterium chubuense NBB4 genome carries:
- the merA gene encoding mercury(II) reductase, whose amino-acid sequence is MRYDLAVIGSGGGAFAAAIAARGKGKSVVMIERGTVGGTCVNVGCVPSKALLAAAEARHVALDQHFPGISTSAGPVDAAALIGGKDTLVAGLRAEKYVDLAAEYGWEILPGEARFIEGPALEVNLHDGGHVRVEAEHYLIATGSTPRTDGLDGADRVDYLTSTTAMEQTELPESLVVVGGGYVGLEQAQLFAHLGVRVSIVGRFAPHTEPELAGLLAGVFADDGIAVIAERATEVEADGSGVVVTAGGQRVTGQRLLLATGRNPVTAGLNLDAVGVKTGHRGEVVVDEYLRTDNPRVWAAGDVTGHPQYVYVAGAHGSVVVDNAFGDAGRTLDYHHLPAVTFTTPSLASAGLTDVQAVEQGYACKCRVLPLEYVPRALVNRDTRGAIKLVAEQGSGRLLGAHVLAAGAGDVIATAVYALANQMTVHEMADLWCPYLTMAEGIKLAAQTFTRDVSKLSCCAS
- a CDS encoding ArsR/SmtB family transcription factor, which translates into the protein MMAKFFRALGDPARLRLLEFLLHEEHAVGECVTHIGLSQGRVSSHLACLSDCGYVQLRRQGRFAYYRVTDPRVAELVLLARSLAADNAAALAACMRITAPNA
- a CDS encoding TlpA family protein disulfide reductase, which translates into the protein MPDAPAPTGPAAPRSRRRLVTIALTVIAVVGISVVLYSAFSPSSKQTASPPAADGSAKAGTTAAAGAFTARTLQGVQVAVPGSRPSVLFFFSVGCGGCGPATHTLAQVQQAVGTKANFVAVDIGPGETEQDITDFLTANQATSLAYASDSNATLISAYQVTQLSTAVVLDASGKPVFRAVEPTADQIRAELAKVSA
- a CDS encoding cytochrome c biogenesis CcdA family protein encodes the protein MIGPLLALAFGAGMLAPVNPCGFAVLPAFLAYAVDTGDGQADARPGALSRLAGGLRAGLALTAGFAGTFTAIGLLLALGLRSLTGVIPWLAAALGAILAVGGLAMVAGGHLPLRLPTRRSGTPRQGPRGMVAFGAGYALASASCTLAVLLAVVTQALASTNISGVLVVFAAYAAGSATLLLSLALFAAFASGLINRFLRRLLPHMNRITGAVLALSGGYLLLYWLPQLLGGHPGIGALTGVVGTVSAWITGHQLAIAITALGLILVTAIATLTRRERRHTTTDTADDCCAPRPQPEENADQVGGPGSR
- a CDS encoding heavy metal-responsive transcriptional regulator, whose protein sequence is MAQAMTVGRAAQAAGLTRKAVRLYEERGLLPPAQRTAAGYRLYNQDDVDTLTFIRRARALDLPLDDIGTILTLRRAGPTPCGAVRDLLDARIAEIDNTITELLALRASLTASRDTAVAADTESEPNRSICPIIER
- a CDS encoding MFS transporter; this translates as MLRAHHGESPLSRGQPGRAGTGLRQVFSHPGYRRLWAARTASAWGDAFATVALGLLVWDRTGSGLGVAGVIVAEIVPVLLLAPFAGVAVDWFSPVRVMVVADLARVLVAAGLPLVAGSVPGIYAVAFAMSAASALFNPAASAALPALVNEEELIAGNSGIWTAAVLSQIVLAPAAGAVVATVGYGLAFWVNAASFAVSALLLSRLHLLRPAADAARAAWWHQARDGIRVLAGHRVLRALAAGQALAALSAGATSALLVVLIRERLGRGPAGYGIALACIGVGAAAGPLLLTRLITDPRKPAFIFGPYLLRAAVDAVLASVRVPVVALGSLAGYGGGTSAGAVTFNSLLQAETPPAARGRVFAAFDLIWQLGRLASLGLGGWLADAAGITAVYAAGAALLVAAALIGRAGLTDHRHHQEKRR